Genomic segment of Catenibacterium mitsuokai:
GGAACTTACAAAGATTCTAAAAGAAACAGATACTTTGAGTCTTTATGAATTATTTAAAGATGGCGTTGAAAGAGAGAATTTAAATATTAAAAATATTGATATTACATTCTTTACTATTGTAGAACTTGTTGGATCAACATGCTTTAGCTGCATAGTAAATAAAATTCCTTGTTCTATTGAAGAATATAAACCTTATCTTTATGATCTAATTCGCACTTTACTTCATGCTGCTTAAAAAAAGCAGCATTTTTATTTATGCTGCTAATAGATCGTTGACATAGTCAAGAAGCTTCTTTGTATCTGTATAGGTTTCTCCACGTGTGTTTTCTTTAAAGACAACTGTAATGATTGTCTTCTTTTTTACTTTAGAATAAGTAACAAGACATCTGCCCGCAAGATTTGTAAAGCCTGTTTTACCACCAATAACTCTCTTATCATAATAAGTAGAATCTTTCTGTGTCATCCTTACATTCTTCATTTCACGATTCGGATTGGATTCAAAGATATAGCTTTCTGTAGAAATGATTTTTCTTAATTTCTTATTCTTATAGAATTCTTTTGCAATAAGTGCCATATCCTTTGTACTGCATGTTTCTTTTAGCCATCCTTTATCTGCATAACTTAGTCCATGAGGATTAGAAACATCTACTTTCGTACAGCCAATCTTTTTAGCCCTCTTGTTCATTGCTTCAATAAATCCATCATAACCCCCCTTATAATTCTCGGCCAGGGTAAGGGCCATTTCATTAGAACTCTTTAAAAGCATTCCATGGATCACATCTTTAAAAGGAATTCTTTCACCATCATAAACTGGTGCTGTATGAATAAATACACGATCTGGTAAAGACATAATATTACGTGTAGTCAGTGCGTCATTATCCTTATAATAATCAATCGCAACGAGAGCACTTAAGAGTTTAATAGTAGAAGCAGGATAACGTGATTCCTGTTCATTTTTTGCATAATAGACCTTTCCGGTATCAGCATCCATCACCACTGCAGAAACATCTTCAGTATTAAGTGTAGGCTGTGGAATAGAAACAACTTTCTTCTTTTCCTCTTTGACTGGTTCTTTTGTTGCACATGCACTCAGCAAAAAAATGGCACATAGCATACAAATCCATTTACGATATTTCATTTTTTATCACCTTCTTAGAATATCTTAGCGATTTTCTGCCCATTCATCAATCTGATTCAGTCATTTTTCATTTTTTTTGAATAATAATATGTTATAATGATTTGGTAAAGGAGAAATAGTATGGTTAATTATCCAAACCTGAAAAAGGCATCGGTTAATGTGTCTATTCCTAAGAATTCTACAAGTAAGCACTATACTGCTTTTCGTGGAATGAGCTTAGAAGAAGACATCAACCTATCTAACACCTATTACTTATCTGTTGATCAGGCTGTCATCTATAAAAAACCGACGCCTATCCAGATTGTAAAAGTCGATTATCCTTCACGAAATAAAGCCCGTATAGTTGAGGCATATTACCAGGCGCCATCTACTACGGATTATAATGGTATTTATAAAGGCAGATATATTGATTTCGAAGCCAAAGAAACAAAATCATTACGATTTCCTTTTCGTAATATTTCAGAGCATCAGATCAATCATCTTGAACGTGTGCAGCGTCATGGAGGAATTGCCTTTATTATTATTGCCTTTACATCTGTGGGCGAAGTCTATTTACTGGATGCTTCAATTATGATAGAGCGCTTTTTTCATGACAAGAAGCAGCATATAAGTTATGATGAAGTGAAAGAAAGTGGACATCTTATTAAGCAGGGCTACCAGCCTAGATTGGCTTATTTAGATGTAATCGATGAATTTTACCTTAAGGAGGACACTTTATGAAGGTTCAATCAACCAAGGACGCAAAACAAATAAAGAAAACAATCAAAATATGTATTATCGCATTATGTGTTCTTGTAGCGAGCGGTAGTGGTTACCTTGGATTCAAGATTTATCAGCAAATCAGCAATTTTGATATTGATAATCTAACAACAACTTCCTACTCTTCTCAGGTTTCTCAAGATGGAGAAACATATTACAAGTATGGCAGTTCAATTGGGAAATATGTAAGTTATGATGATATTCCTGAAGTTATGATTGATGCAGTTGTTTCTGCAGAAGACTCACGTTATTTTGTACATAATGGTTTTGATATTCCACGTATTATCAAAGCATTTATGACAAATATCTTAGCTGGTCATACTGTTGCCGGTGGTTCTACAATTACTCAGCAGCTTATCAAAAAAACATATTATCCAGATGCAGAAAAAACAATTGAAAGAAAAGTTGGAGAAGTCATTCTTTCTATTGAAGCGACTCAGCAGACTACTAAACAGAAAGTACTTGAACTTTATCTCAATAAGATCTATTTCGGTAAGGCAAATAGTTCTATTGGTATTTATGGGGCAAGCTACTATTATTTTGGTAAAAGTCCTGATCAGTTAACTTTACCAGAAGCAGCATTACTTGCTGGTACTATTAACTCACCAGTCTCATATGACCCATTCAAGAATTTAACTCTTGCAACAAAAAGAAGAAATATCATTCTTAACTTAATGCATGATCATGGATATATCACTGCAAAAGAGAGAGACGATGCGAAGAACGTAAAAGTAGAAAACATTTTAAAGAATGATCCAATTCAGACAAATGGTAAATATGCTTCTTATGTTGACCGTGTTACTCAAGAAGTACAAGAGTTAGGTTATGATCCTAACAAAACTAAGATGACAATCTATACTTACATGGATCATGATATGCAGCAGTATCTTGATGATGTATCATTAAGTAAGAATTATAGATTCACTGATCATGATATGCAGGCAGCTGCTTCAGTACTCGAATCAAAAACAGGACGTATTATCGGCCTCATGTCTGCAAAGAATTATCGTGCGAATAACTCAGATGCAACTTATCTAGATTATGCTTATACATTAAAAAACAGAAGACAGCCAGGTTCTTCTATTAAACCTATTGTTGACTATGCAACAGCATTTGAATATCTGAACTGGTCTAGTGGACATACAGTAGATGACTCAGAATTCACTCAAGGCAGCTGGCATCCAAAGAACTGGGATAACAACTACCATGATGATGTACTTCTAGAAGATGCACTCGCAAATTCTTGGAACTTAGCAGCCATCCATACTTTAAATAGTGTTGTGAAAAAGGTTGGTAATAATCAGGTTGTAAGCTTCTTAAAAG
This window contains:
- a CDS encoding D-alanyl-D-alanine carboxypeptidase family protein, translating into MKYRKWICMLCAIFLLSACATKEPVKEEKKKVVSIPQPTLNTEDVSAVVMDADTGKVYYAKNEQESRYPASTIKLLSALVAIDYYKDNDALTTRNIMSLPDRVFIHTAPVYDGERIPFKDVIHGMLLKSSNEMALTLAENYKGGYDGFIEAMNKRAKKIGCTKVDVSNPHGLSYADKGWLKETCSTKDMALIAKEFYKNKKLRKIISTESYIFESNPNREMKNVRMTQKDSTYYDKRVIGGKTGFTNLAGRCLVTYSKVKKKTIITVVFKENTRGETYTDTKKLLDYVNDLLAA
- the recU gene encoding Holliday junction resolvase RecU; this encodes MVNYPNLKKASVNVSIPKNSTSKHYTAFRGMSLEEDINLSNTYYLSVDQAVIYKKPTPIQIVKVDYPSRNKARIVEAYYQAPSTTDYNGIYKGRYIDFEAKETKSLRFPFRNISEHQINHLERVQRHGGIAFIIIAFTSVGEVYLLDASIMIERFFHDKKQHISYDEVKESGHLIKQGYQPRLAYLDVIDEFYLKEDTL
- a CDS encoding transglycosylase domain-containing protein encodes the protein MKVQSTKDAKQIKKTIKICIIALCVLVASGSGYLGFKIYQQISNFDIDNLTTTSYSSQVSQDGETYYKYGSSIGKYVSYDDIPEVMIDAVVSAEDSRYFVHNGFDIPRIIKAFMTNILAGHTVAGGSTITQQLIKKTYYPDAEKTIERKVGEVILSIEATQQTTKQKVLELYLNKIYFGKANSSIGIYGASYYYFGKSPDQLTLPEAALLAGTINSPVSYDPFKNLTLATKRRNIILNLMHDHGYITAKERDDAKNVKVENILKNDPIQTNGKYASYVDRVTQEVQELGYDPNKTKMTIYTYMDHDMQQYLDDVSLSKNYRFTDHDMQAAASVLESKTGRIIGLMSAKNYRANNSDATYLDYAYTLKNRRQPGSSIKPIVDYATAFEYLNWSSGHTVDDSEFTQGSWHPKNWDNNYHDDVLLEDALANSWNLAAIHTLNSVVKKVGNNQVVSFLKGLGYNMDDEDFNLNYAIGGWKYGTTPTMQAAAYAAISNGGTYIKPHTIQKIVINTTGETINVDDDIQKQASEGMKDSTAFLLRQVMTSYVKSNNSYSAFDVGSQIGAKTGTSNFDATIPALAGKDKDHWLCAYSPDYTWACWNGFPGEISTKKHKYLASGMNDAKTIAAKIAKKLATRKLQNSYETPSSVEQARMVKGAYPYVSPSSSTPSDKIMTAWFVKGHGPSGVDDGSSYADEYKVPELKSFNASLNSNNSISVTFGSYDPEFEGKISCVVEISDGSSSRTETLSSTSGTLEYRAESGKTYTVTGYYKLKSGDTTSNKKSVRLSSSGTSELGTAKFSVNANGTAVANGSTISATSVNVSTSGPSGHTMIVSCNGNSQTVSCGSGATISGLSSGRSYVITFTEKSASGESKYIGSIRFTVQTAESQNDD